The sequence atatattttatcatcaattataCAAGATTAGTGcgtaattgataatatttatcatttttgtgcAGGTATTTTGTGGGAAGATACCTAAAGACATGTACGAAGACGAATTAATTCCTTTGTTTGAAAAATGCGGTAAAATATGGGATTTGAGGCTTATGATGGATCCCATGTCTGGTACCAACAGAGGATATGCTTTTATTACATTTACAAACCGAGAAGCCGCACAACAAGCTGTCAGAGAGGTATGTTCATTATTTCCTACGTCAGCAAGATCCTTCATTTtacttatctttttttttttaatatttttttttaaattaatttttaatatagatTTTAGTTTATAACGTTTCATCCATAACATTTTATCAAACTTTCGTTATCCTGTAGTTAACAAATTGCCATAACGGACCAATTGGATATCcttcaattaatttcttttgtacaaaagaatttataataattcaaaattgatattgatattatttgcattcttttgagataaatttatttatcaattctttgaataaattatattatttaagtgtttttttttatttcttttgttaaGAAGATCAAAAGAATGCAGATATCATGTGGCTCCATGTTcgtttgtatataataattaaatattgacagATAAAGATTTAATCTTTACTTAAATTCTCTTGGCAGAGTTCAAGTATCAACGTTCATGGACccacagatcaaaaaaaaaaaaataaagtccgCACAATAACGccacatacacatatataatttattttaattatcagtgtGTACAGTATGCATatgcattaaatatatatattgatgcaTATGGATATAATACAACATGTCCATTCATATTTTCCCTTTTAAACATTCATTCATGTTTGAATTACACTTAGTGACAACTTCCAATAACTCCCAAGATACGTGATAACAGTGACAGATGTTATTAATCAAATGTCCTGTGGATGAGTTTCTTTTTCCAGCTCTCCTCTTTGCTCAGTGGGCAAAATTGGGAGTGGAGAACCTTCCTGACCGATTAAGAGAAATAatcaaaatccaaaaaaatattaaaatttaagaaagaaaaaaataattaataaaagggAAAGAGCTATAACGgctgaatgaaaaaaaaaaaataaaataaaaaaatcataaattggTTAAGGGTAAAAATCTAATTGGTTCGCAATTTGGACAGtgacgaaaagaaaaaaaaccgcgaagacacaaaaatttgtttacagGGATGTTGCGCGTAAACGCCGGTTTGCTATAGAGTGAAGAATCGAGCAACCAAATCGCATGCCACGTGTCGTCACCCGGctcatcaaaaataataaatctattaaaaaagaaaaaaaaaagttattgataaatatgagCCTGGGTCATGCCAATTGagaatcgaaattttttatttcgacaaaagaaaacttttatttatttctatttattttataaattataagaaatgttttttttttcctaaattaATCGCGAATAAAATTCGCAccgttttgttttctttttattattttaacgcATTATTACGAATATCATTGGAACAAAATTAGGCATGTGTTTGTTTTTCTTCATCCCACAGCTCGATAATTACGAAATAAAACCCGGCAAGAGTCTGAAAGTAAACATTAGCGTTCCTAATCTACGACTTTTCGTCGGGAACATACCAAAGTCAAAAGGCAAAGAGGAGATCTTGGAGGAATTTGGTAATTTAACAGGTAAAGTGAATTCGAGGCGTGTGTACCTACCTACACCTCTTACCTATACCTACCTGTCtacctgtttttttttttatttattattttttgtttattatttttattcatttttttttttttttatttttttgtactataAGAGTGGTAGCTTTTAAGTAGTGGTTGTAGATGGTATGGAACAAAGACAAATCTTTCGAGAGCCTTTACACGATCACGTGAtcgcattttatttattattattattataattattattattattattattattattattattatatttatattattgaattgTGACACCTTGGATTCTTAGTCAGCCTCCTTGCCTCTCGGTTTATTAGTGAACAGTAACACCTCTCTGGTCCAAGTCTTCTTTTcctcttataaatatataggttGAGTTATGAGTTATTTGCTTTATACCAAGTATTACGTCTCTATTATGTCTACTCtttgtatacatatttatattattatcacaatatttttttttttttttatttcatgaaaatgCGGTCGGCCAGACTATATCGGCGTTATCACTGCTATTTTTCTACTacttactactactactactgcttCTCTCActtattatattattcttaatattatatatagaatTGTCTTACcataattactattactactgttttttttatggttacGACTGTCACTACTTGCGCTATTCACTGTATCATCTTTTCTTTTCTATCAAGTTTACTCTTATTATCTGTTACTACTTCTCACTACTGGTCACTACTGTACTGCTACTACTAGTTTATTTATGCTCTCTGTCTTTCTCTGTTTATCTTACCTACGACTGTCATTGTTACTCAACTATTCTGCCAATTTCCTTCTTTTTCCCTGCCGTTCTTTGAGACAAACGCATCAAGAGCAATTATCATAATTAGGTAATTAAATTCCAAGACATGGGCGccggttatttttttctaaatttatttattattactttttttttttacttatttatttatatatttttttaaatttaaaatttactgtaaatcgATTGACAATTGTCCGTGAGCTACAGccatttctttttaaaaattataataattgggttgaaaaaaatattttgaaaatattattgatgacTTAAGCCCCGAGCATGGGGGTACGGGAGACCTGTGTGGACCGCTGGGGCGTGTGGCTCGCTAACAAACGGACAGGCACTCCCACCACCCACAACCTCCATACGTTctcaattatcataaataaataattaaataaataaattaactttaattaaaattaaactgcTCTCACATCCACAGTCAGTTTGAGGACACATTCAACTAATCTCTATAATCcccattatatatattatatatacacataaataattatatatatatatatttgtatgtatgtatgtattatgtttttttttttaaatttttttaattcctaaAATCCATCACTCTAATTCTTCGCGGACTTACCAATCTTTCCCAAAAAGCCTCTTAACAACTCACTCCATCTCTGACAaactcattaatttatatatttgtatatataaataaacaaaacataaataatcCTCGAAGGTTCACTTGACGCGTTATTCTACCCTTCCAccctgtttatttatttctaaaaaaaaatatataaaatgtttaaaaaaaaatatgagaaacaAAAACACGCTCGAGTCAGCCAATAACAAGGCGTGAATCAGTTTAAAAAGAGTAAGCTTAATTGGCACTCTCCTTCCACATTATTCTTACAGCTGAATGATTATGAGATTCGGAAAGGCAAAAAGATTGGTGTTACCGTATCTTATAACAATCACCGCTTGTTTGTGGGAAATATTCCAAAGAATCGAGACCGAGATGACTTGTTCGAAGAGTTTACAAAGCACGCACGTAAGTTGAAAATTGCCCTTAAATCTGCAGGCAGAGTTTTACCGGAgcgaaaaagttaatatttttttttttttaagtaatgaaAGAGTGCGCGAAAGGCAATGCGCGACTGGTGTGAGATTTGTGAGAGTGGGTGtgagtaataatgataattgattagataaaaatgaacgaaaatgaataaattaaaactaggGAGGATGATCGAGTATTTAAGAGTAAGTGACAAAAGTGAAAGAGAGAGACTCGCCTTGGACCTTGGTTTCGATTGggcttattttatttatttacatattttttttttaatattaattattattaacaaaatccAGTTAGAAACAAGGGCTCCAGGCAACCAATTACGCAGCCCTTATAATTTATCCataaattaactatttattttattaattattttcatttactatttatttatatctaatATACTACACAGCTATTTCTTCTCCACAATAAAGCTTTATAACTATTCCATTAAATATTCActgaaaactataaataaattgttaataaccAATTAACAAATACACTTTAATAAAGTAATGAGTCAGCGCGAGCGAGAATAAAGCATTTACCCTTTTACAACTTATTTAATCATTACTGTACCCGTATaactaacttttttaaaactaaaactacgAATGGCAGAAATATTCAAATCATCATTAAccataacattattattattatttttcgactttaattttctaaaaacatTTCTATTCTTTTCTCATTACacctttttatcatttatcacAGACTGTgttactttaattatatttgctTGGGAGTgtgtcttttatttatttatttatttatttaaatatttttttattacttataattaaacgGTTTGATTcgaagagttaaaaaaaaaattaattaggatGCATGAAAACTCTCCGAGTCTGGACACAGAGAGGCCGTCATTATGTCaacactattatttatttttatttttatttacttgatgAATATCTTATTTCTGGTCTCTCACAATGGAGTGTGCACTGtgtgtttattaaaaaaaaaaaaaaagtaaatattgataataaaataaatgaagcaAATATTTGCTAGTAGAATAAAATGAGGATTGGAAAAATGATTTGGGTGCATTTTGTATAGAAAAAGCTTTGGGTAATGCCgagaatgttattttttattgctacgACATTACGCCGTAAATTATACCGgggattatattttattctattccctctttttatttattattattattattaattttttgttctctTGGTGGAAGCTTATATTtgcatcatttttattattactcttCACTCGGATGTCAGTAGTCGTAGAACGTAAAATCGTTGCACtttattgtattaaataaatttcattttcataaataaatactagttttataaattttataaataacagtAACAAAGGTACTAAGTACAGATTCAAACTTTAGCTTTTAAACTGAGAGGAAGGAGAggtgaatataaaaaaataaaataaaaataaatgtcgcAGTATAGAGACGAGATGAAAGGAAGCACGAACGACTGAACAACAATGCATGTGATactcttttacttttattctttttgactaaaaaaaatttatatttttattttctcgatTTGCAAACATGATTTTCACAGAGCCTGCaacttttatgaataatttatccagCTGACGAATAAAGTTTGAGTCGTTCTTGCTTCAAGCTCATGGCTATTCTGCGGCCTCGTGTGTGCCTACGAATTGTTGATAgtgatagaaaaaaagataaaggAAACGTAAACTTGTTTATTTATGTACGAACAatctaaagtaaatttaaatttaaatacagcttgaatataaatatatatttttttaaatttcatttaaatttatccgaGTCAGTTTTattggaacttttttttttaattaatttaatacgcGAGttcgcgaaaaattttttaattaatttactttaaaacaatgagatattaattttctagttttgtgtaaaaaaaattataattaaatctacTCGCGTTTCATGTTTACCGGCGGGATCGCGacaaaattaaagaaaacgaccaaagcatttttttttctttattttttaaaaatttttaaacaaaattggATACGTCGTTTACATATTGTTTTATGATTTTCCAAACTGTAGCCGGCTTGACCGAGGTGATTATCTACAGCTCGCCAGATGACAAAAAGAAGAATAGGGGATTCTGTTTTTTGGAATATGAATCCCATAAAGCAGCTTCTCTGGCGAAAAGAAGACTCAGCACAGGTCGTATCAAGGTCTGGGGCTGTGATATTATAGTTGACTGGGCTGATCCTCAAGAGGAACCGGATGAACAAACTATGGCTAAAGTATGTTGCCGcgcatatttaatatcttgacaaaaattattatttattcaataaaaataataaaaaatttcattttatatcaaCAGGTAAGAGTACTGTACGTAAGGAACCTGACGCAAGATTGTACtgaagaaaaattgaaagaatgTTTCGAGCAGTACGGTAAAATCGACAGGGTAAAGAAGATCAAGGACTACGCATTTGTACATTTCGAAGATAGAGATAATGCAGTGaaggtattaatttttatttttaatatcaattaaatatatattaaatatttggttTTTCAAATCTCAGGCTATGCGGGAACTTAATGGTAAGGAAATATGTGGCTCTCACATAGAAGTAGCATTGGCAAAACCACCatttgataaaaagaaaaaagaagacATGTTACGAGCTCGGGAAAGAAGAATGATGCAAATGTTACAAGGCCGTGGagggtaaataatattttatttttagctttagattatttattttgtgtaCTTTTGGaaatcaataattgataaatggaaatttattgttaatacaGAGGCTCCCCATCGCATCCCAGTATGATAAGCGGACCAATGCCAGTACGAGGAACTGGACAAAGTGGCGGTCCCCGAGGCTCTTCGGGCAGCATGAGACCACCAATGGGTCGCGGTGATTACAGTAAGTAACCGCATTTCTTTAATTCGCAGTTTtcgttattaataaattcaatctcaatcagtttattattgaattaattttttattttaaaaacaacaagaaaattgattatttttaattacttttttttacggttTATTTTTGCCAAACTCTCGTATCGGTTAatcattattgatttattattattacatatctccattttatatataaaaaaaaaaatcgttcaattttgatatatatttattttttaatgatttcagagtttatttttattttgtttatcgTTAAATTAATTGCTCGCAAATGGTTATGAAACATAAACaatcttatgattttttaacaaatttctattaataagAGCTCagcaattttataattttaacaaaaatatttttataaagttataaatttaacttttttttaagaaaaaaaaaagtcccgcATGCTCTTGGGATCTTCACTTTTTTCACTACAAACCTTTGGCTTTCGCGCATGTCaggcaacattatttttatttttttaaaattatatatattttacatttttttttcagttttatttttatccttttaatttttttaagtgtgAATAAACTGGAGATAATTTTAAAGACTAGGATAAACGTAATTTATGAATCCTGgctagattttattttttttaatccattaCACTATTACATCTCTTTCTCATTACTGTGAAAGCACTTTAATACATTATCATACTCTGTAAATTTGTCATAAATTtcagtagaaaatttatagttgacattgaagattaaaattttaaaaaccattaGACACTTGAAGGAACACCTTGTCACACATTACACTTGActatgagtaattaaaatcatataaactACAAAGCATAAAATTAGATGCATGtaaacgattcaaatttattatttttgttttataatttttataaatacgttttatttatttatttattattttttttttttaattttattggtgATCTGGTAGAAATTAAACCTTGAGTTAATTTagtgtgaatattttttgttatcgttttttgttattgttattattttagttataattataattattgtagatattattataatctaattgaatttttttacataagcgtgtgtaatttttttgttatatattcttataatgataattgaatataattcgACAACCAATTCAACAAAACTGTTTTACAGCTCTCAAGGAAATAGGTAAGCggcaaaattttgaatgacgAATGCAACGCTGTagatagttattattatttttcttttaaaatctttgtagaaatttaattatcattttttttctctcaataTTTTGTTCTTCTTCTATACCAAAGATTCAAAGACTGTAGTTATCAactagtttttattatttaatattcatacctccttttttgtttaacttgcatttaaaataacaatggtGGCAGGATAATTGTCGCAAGGTTttccattaaatataaaaaaaaattagtataaatgttttttttttaaacttaagaattttcatttcgataaattttttttgttgaatgtTGTGAgttctaatttattttcaagttgCACAAACGTTTCTCTTTTTCAAAAGAGTTCATGTCTTTAAAGATTAAATTTCCTGTTCAATTACTTAGTACTCAACTTTTGGTACAGTGGGAAATTTGCAAGTACCCAGATATCTAAAGACATTGAAAACTCGTCTTGAGATCAAGACAACCCAATTCTATTAAAAGTCGTAACATTTACGGaatattaacataaatatagaACTCTactcattaaaaacaaaaaaaaattattattcttttgtaaaaaaaaaaaaaaatctctcgtttctttttttttaactttaacttgtaataaaaataattttttaattcttatttttccTTCATTGACTTGACAAGcatattattaatacaataatttgaataacatTCTTTTCCCGgcatgcaaatttttttttatgattacatGAATAagtccaaaaaataaaaatattagagtTATCGTTACAATAATAACGATcaactgtaataaataatgtgagcatttaattattaaaatctcctttttttttctttctcttgttgaaattggaaatttataattctgtCGTGGCTAAATTTGGGTCTATTTGTAATGTGTGTTTTTATAGATTATGATTACGACTATTACGGTTATGGGGATTATCGAGGTGGCTACAGTGATCCATATTACGATGACTATTATCGATACGAAGATTACTATTTCGATTATGCGCCGCCTCCGCCGCCTGCCAGAGGGAGGGGCAGGCAGCCTCAACCGGTGGGTCGCCTTTTTTAACAAGttttatcaaaacaaaaaaaaaacaaacaaaccaaaattttaattattatttttatttataaatttattgttcttcgagatatttattaactttaaatttacttcAGCGGTAGTTTGATCGTGGCACAGTGTTCGCGGAATCCTAATTACTCTTTCATACTCTTTTATAATTGCGTCCACATTTACTTTTAACAACTATTTAAACTTTACTTTCTTACTTCTATTTCATTATTACTTTAACAAACTCAcgcctgtttttttttctcattacttttcttcattatcgcgtttaaaaataaaaaaaaataagtaaaaactTAACAATTGCTAATTAATACGATTTGTTGCTCGCTTCGTGCAATCCACTAACACAAAACGCAAGGAATTGTGATatgtttcaattatttttcttatatttattaattatttcacgtataatttatcaaataattacacAGATGcacacaaaaatataaatactattaatttaaattttaataaaatttctatggcTACTTTTTAATTCACTCGCTACTTCACTTGccttgtgtttatttttttttatcataaattaattcacgcacatgtaaataaatagcaattttttttttaaattaattttacgcaAAGAGTTGTGAGGCTGTGAACAATAAGGACTCAAGAATGACAcaagtttaaattaatgtcCTTTTTATTCTACTTGAACTTTTTACTTGATCGACTAACTTTATATTAAAGTCAcaactatatacatatatatttatattgatgtatatatttgtaattttgataattttttcaaggattatttataaatattaatataaataaacccCCCGAATACACTGCCACTTTCAAATTGCTTGCGTGAATCATATCTGAGCCATGCTGGAcccatttcaaaattttgccCGGGAAAGCtttaaaatctttaaacatctacaaaaaaataaacaacacagagaaggaaaaaaatatataagttaaataaacaagaaagaaaaaaaggagaccaaaaaaaaattcaacgagagaaataaaaataaattcaaaatcaaagAAGGCGGATAAATTACtcagcttaaatttttttaaacaagaaagaaaaaataacggAGCCTTTTCATGTGTGTTGGGATACTAGCAGAAATTTTCCACTTTCCTGTGTGCGTTTGTGGTCTCCAAAGTAACACTTTGTATCTAACAAGTCTAAATCCATAGTTATTAACAACAAATCCTTTATGACGCCATTTAATTCCCAAAGTacatcaacaaaaaataagtttCCAACGCAAgcattaactaaaaataaaatcgcttTTAATctttactaaaatataaatcccGTTCAAGTCTGTCTCTTAtgcttttgtaaaaaaaaaattaaacaaaaaaaaaaaaaaaaatcatcaagtATTCGCACGATAGTAAAGAGCGTCTCGTGGCTCGGATATGATGCACTTAATAACAAACTCTTTCTTCTGCCTCTGTCTCTCCTCCTTCTTCTCAGTCTCAAGTTTCAGGTAATCCCTGATGGACGTCAAGAAGGAAGCTGCCCTTTGGCAGTATCCCATCGTGTTATTTGTCTTTCTTATTCAACTCacagaaaatgaaaaactttTCCTGAgaatatatactatttttttttcttctcttcaTTAATAAGTcactattttaaaagtaaagcAAAGTAACTTTCAACGAGTATCTTCAAAcaaactttattataatttttttattcttattttattgtctGCCTGTAAATTTACTCAGGAAAAGTCGTTCGTAATTTTTATCCAGTTTAGCCTGAAGACCTTGGCTTGATCCTTGGAGATTCATCTTAATTATCCTTCAACATTATTAACGAATATTTTCTCAAATTaactctttattattttataaattaataattttaatatatttttattttattttattttattttttttttctatgtattaACAAAATTAGGTACAACCAGGTGTTATGGAGAAAGGGAATGAGAAAGGAGTGAAACTTGTGCATTATTGTAATATAGGAAATAAATATCAACgatgataacaataaattgcAAAGCAAATTACACAGCCACGCTCTCTCGCTTGCTTCAgcagtaatatatataaataactaatgCTTATTGCGCACAGagtgacaaataaattttgcttAACTGccgcttatttttttttttgttttattatttataactagaCTTTTGTTTTAGCTAGCAGTGCAGTAGTTGCTTAAAAACCCTTCGCCAATGTACGCTTTTGACACATGTTGTGTGTGTTGGATAACCCACTAATCCTGCTgtatgcaaaataaaaaaaaaccaaataattaaaaaaaaaaaatttacaatcgatTGAAATTGCACCATTCggttagtaatattttttttttgttttaaattgcTAATTACCGCTAATCGCTAAtcgctttttattttaaaaattaattattaatattacgtatttttatttttattatttgtcttaTGTACTGTCGCCATATTCTCCGTACCGCTGCTAtctattctattattattgttattattattgtttttttgtttttttctccATAAATGTTGTAAATGTGCTTATGGGTCGCGCAATTATAACTAAAACTTCCTAAgtccattaataaataatcgtcAGGatgtaattaacaataataaataattaatttcgtgccattttataaataaataattattatttaaaagtcgaaGAACAAAATGCGTTAGAAAGCTCAAGGttcttcatttaaatatttaaataaataaaatctataacgATACAGAGAGAGCATTTAAAGACAGcggagaaatattattttttaaaataaaatatatgataattataaaattgagagtatttagtatttagtatatatttaatataattgtgGAGAGGTgttgtaatataaaatgagCTGCAGATGGGGTAACATTGGGTGTGTTGTTTGGATAGGCTGGTCGTGGCCGTGGACAGGTGGCCCGTGGCCGAGTAGTCGGTGGCCCCCAAGCCCGTGGCCAAGTCAGGGGGGGACGCAACCCCGCAACATCAGGGGCCCGTGGGGCCCAGCGGCCAGCCGCTCGTGGGGGGGTCCGCGCCAAGGGAAGTTTACCAGGTGAGGATGGTCTGTATCTcaagcaattttttatttttctattactagtttttaaatacttataagCTCAAGTAATTACTTTCTTGGCTAAACAGTTTCCTCAtactttaattatcattaaaagcAAAGCCAAATGCTATCCGCTTCCACGCCTTATTATACATTCATTCTCCTTCCCTTTCAAAATACAAACCTCCAGATCCAGAGTTCCAACTGCGAGCCAAGAAAACGATCAAGTAATTAGTCtgtaatttgaattcaaaataatttccaaCTTGTTCTCATATTCTGTAACCCGttacttgttttattttaatgacaaagTAACCAGTTTTATGTTAAATCTGTGAACACGAATTTAAGAGAACTCAAAGATTGGCGAATgttgaaaagaattttttttttttttaatttaaaaaaaaaatttctttataataGTCTTTAGTTGTTAGAACGCACGTTCTCACGAAacatgttttttaatatatatattcatatatttgttttttttttttttgtgaatacaGCAGGTAAACGAAAGTTTGACGGGGGTCACCAGAACCAGGGGGAATCTAAACGTCGCTTCCAGAGCAGCTGGGGAAACCAGCCCCTCGCCCAACAACCACTGGGCAATACGTACGGATTGGCGAGTGTAAACGGTggcggtggtggtggtggtggtggtggtagtGGTGGCGTAGGTTTTACTGATAGACCCGGAGCAACAGGCGCCGCGACTGGTGACGATCACGAATGGTATCAGGACTCATACAATTCGTGGAGCTAACTTTCGCCGGTTATTTTACAATGTTAACTATTCACGCAATCGAATTGAAATATactgatttatatatattactaaaaaaaattaaatatatatatatacataaatatacatatatattttaatctaaataataatttcatggaataaaatattagGGACGTTTTTACGCCACCGGGCGTTTCAAATGGGCCTCAATGACCACgtgcaaaaaaattcataaggcaaaaaaaaaagagagataCAAAGtaacattataatatttagaaaaataaataataaaaatatgtcagaCGTAACTACACGCTCTGTCATAAGcaacttaataatattaattataaataaaaatatctgaagCTCGATCGCGAGCTTTCCTCTCGCTCGTCGTCAGGGCCGCGAGACTTTTGAAGGAGAGAGAGAATGAAAAGAATGATCCGTTGTTAGTGGGCGAGAGAGgaagatttttatttgaaatttttaaattatgcgaattaaattaaaaaaaaaaatttataacatcaATCCGTCAAGATACTGCTTCTTATCTCGCGATTATATTCGTAATTGTAAAACTTTAGATTCTCATACGTCAagtgaatatatttaatttaaaataataaattgtaatattaggatattgaaaaaaaaaattgtaaatgcGCGCGCGAGGTCGTCATttaatgaagtaaaaaaacaatatataaaatttgccGAATTGAATtagaaaatggaaaaataaaataaataatagtagatTCATCTAAAAGTAAAACACGTCatcaatatataatatatttatgccACACACTCACATACCACCGTCGTCCGCCGCGCGCAAAGTTGTTGTGATTTTAATTGTACAGTGATGTGCCACTGGGAC comes from Microplitis demolitor isolate Queensland-Clemson2020A chromosome 8, iyMicDemo2.1a, whole genome shotgun sequence and encodes:
- the LOC103576726 gene encoding heterogeneous nuclear ribonucleoprotein R isoform X1, which encodes MAEGNGELKMEEKQSKEEMEYVERTEDYAKLIQYGLDEKVAAKLDEIYKTGKLAHVDLDERALDALREFPVDGALNVLTQFLESNLEHVSNKSAYLCGVMKTYRQKSRAGQGTGTSTTPKAPDEDKIKMILERTGYPLDVTTGQRKYGGPPPNWEGPTPGNGCEVFCGKIPKDMYEDELIPLFEKCGKIWDLRLMMDPMSGTNRGYAFITFTNREAAQQAVRELDNYEIKPGKSLKVNISVPNLRLFVGNIPKSKGKEEILEEFGNLTAGLTEVIIYSSPDDKKKNRGFCFLEYESHKAASLAKRRLSTGRIKVWGCDIIVDWADPQEEPDEQTMAKVRVLYVRNLTQDCTEEKLKECFEQYGKIDRVKKIKDYAFVHFEDRDNAVKAMRELNGKEICGSHIEVALAKPPFDKKKKEDMLRARERRMMQMLQGRGGGSPSHPSMISGPMPVRGTGQSGGPRGSSGSMRPPMGRGDYTLKEIDYDYDYYGYGDYRGGYSDPYYDDYYRYEDYYFDYAPPPPPARGRGRQPQPAGRGRGQVARGRVVGGPQARGQVRGGRNPATSGARGAQRPAARGGVRAKGSLPGEDAGKRKFDGGHQNQGESKRRFQSSWGNQPLAQQPLGNTYGLASVNGGGGGGGGGGSGGVGFTDRPGATGAATGDDHEWYQDSYNSWS
- the LOC103576726 gene encoding heterogeneous nuclear ribonucleoprotein R isoform X2; protein product: MAEGNGELKMEEKQSKEEMEYVERTEDYAKLIQYGLDEKVAAKLDEIYKTGKLAHVDLDERALDALREFPVDGALNVLTQFLESNLEHVSNKSAYLCGVMKTYRQKSRAGQGTGTSTTPKAPDEDKIKMILERTGYPLDVTTGQRKYGGPPPNWEGPTPGNGCEVFCGKIPKDMYEDELIPLFEKCGKIWDLRLMMDPMSGTNRGYAFITFTNREAAQQAVRELNDYEIRKGKKIGVTVSYNNHRLFVGNIPKNRDRDDLFEEFTKHAPGLTEVIIYSSPDDKKKNRGFCFLEYESHKAASLAKRRLSTGRIKVWGCDIIVDWADPQEEPDEQTMAKVRVLYVRNLTQDCTEEKLKECFEQYGKIDRVKKIKDYAFVHFEDRDNAVKAMRELNGKEICGSHIEVALAKPPFDKKKKEDMLRARERRMMQMLQGRGGGSPSHPSMISGPMPVRGTGQSGGPRGSSGSMRPPMGRGDYTLKEIDYDYDYYGYGDYRGGYSDPYYDDYYRYEDYYFDYAPPPPPARGRGRQPQPAGRGRGQVARGRVVGGPQARGQVRGGRNPATSGARGAQRPAARGGVRAKGSLPGEDAGKRKFDGGHQNQGESKRRFQSSWGNQPLAQQPLGNTYGLASVNGGGGGGGGGGSGGVGFTDRPGATGAATGDDHEWYQDSYNSWS
- the LOC103576726 gene encoding heterogeneous nuclear ribonucleoprotein R isoform X3; amino-acid sequence: MAEGNGELKMEEKQSKEEMEYVERTEDYAKLIQYGLDEKVAAKLDEIYKTGKLAHVDLDERALDALREFPVDGALNVLTQFLESNLEHVSNKSAYLCGVMKTYRQKSRAGQGTGTSTTPKAPDEDKIKMILERTGYPLDVTTGQRKYGGPPPNWEGPTPGNGCEVFCGKIPKDMYEDELIPLFEKCGKIWDLRLMMDPMSGTNRGYAFITFTNREAAQQAVRELDNYEIKPGKSLKVNISVPNLRLFVGNIPKSKGKEEILEEFGNLTAGLTEVIIYSSPDDKKKNRGFCFLEYESHKAASLAKRRLSTGRIKVWGCDIIVDWADPQEEPDEQTMAKVRVLYVRNLTQDCTEEKLKECFEQYGKIDRVKKIKDYAFVHFEDRDNAVKAMRELNGKEICGSHIEVALAKPPFDKKKKEDMLRARERRMMQMLQGRGGGSPSHPSMISGPMPVRGTGQSGGPRGSSGSMRPPMGRGDYNYDYDYYGYGDYRGGYSDPYYDDYYRYEDYYFDYAPPPPPARGRGRQPQPAGRGRGQVARGRVVGGPQARGQVRGGRNPATSGARGAQRPAARGGVRAKGSLPGEDAGKRKFDGGHQNQGESKRRFQSSWGNQPLAQQPLGNTYGLASVNGGGGGGGGGGSGGVGFTDRPGATGAATGDDHEWYQDSYNSWS